The Bubalus bubalis isolate 160015118507 breed Murrah chromosome 18, NDDB_SH_1, whole genome shotgun sequence genome contains a region encoding:
- the CBLC gene encoding E3 ubiquitin-protein ligase CBL-C isoform X3 produces the protein MAAAALRGRQWGESRAFGRAVRLLQRLEEQCGDPRLSSSPPSLRDLLPRTAQLLRQVAQARREAGRGVPEGPGGPWDFLVVYLANMEAKSRQVAALLPPHGRKIANDELFREGSRLRRQLAKLALIFSYMHAELDALFPGGRYCGHTYQLTKVSAHTFWRERCGARCVLPWAEFEAILCICHPVEPGSTALALRSTIDLTCSGHVSIFEFDIFTRLFQPWPTLLKNWQLLAVNHPGYMAFLTYDEVQARLQTFRDKPGSYLYPDGKNNNPDLTELCHMEPHQHIHVSEEQLQLYWAMDSTFELCKICAESNKDVKIEPCGHLLCSRCLAAWLCSDSQTCPFCRCEIKGQEAVSIHQFHVSATAEDPEHSSDEEELEQMAPSGPPLPPRLDLCPKSPSGKGQLNVAPPTLPRLRAPLPLPRFWTVASAPWAVTSSPQAGEGARGNS, from the exons ATGGCTGCGGCGGCCCTGCGGGGACGACAGTGGGGAGAATCCCGCGCGTTCGGCCGCGCGGTGAGGCTGCTGCAGCGCCTGGAAGAACAATGCGGGGACCCCCGGCTCTCCTCGAGTCCCCCCTCCCTTCGGGACCTGCTGCCCCGCACGGCGCAGCTGCTGCGCCAGGTGGCGCAAGCCCGGCGGGAGGCCGGCAGAGGCGTCCCCGAGGGTCCCGGGGGGCCGTGGGACTTTCTGGTGGTCTATCTGGCTAACATGGAGGCCAAGAGCAGGCAGGTGGCGGCGCTGCTGCCCCCCCACGGCCGAAAGATCGCCAACGACGAGCTCTTCCGGGAGGGCTCCAGACTCAG GCGGCAGCTTGCCAAGCTGGCCCTCATCTTCAGCTACATGCACGCGGAGCTGGACGCGCTCTTCCCCGGAGGCAGGTACTGCGGCCACACCTACCAGCTCACCAAGGTCTCCGCCCACACTTTCTGGAGGGAGCGCTGCGGAGCCCG ATGTGTGCTGCCCTGGGCTGAGTTTGAGGCGATCTTATGCATCTGCCACCCTGTGGAGCCAGGCTCCACGGCCCTGGCCTTGCGCTCCACCATCGACCTCACCTGCAGCGGCCACGTGTCCATCTTCGAGTTTGACATCTTCACCAGGCTCTTCCAG CCGTGGCCAACACTCCTCAAGAACTGGCAGCTCCTGGCGGTCAACCACCCGGGTTACATGGCCTTCCTCACATATGACGAGGTCCAAGCCCGTCTGCAGACTTTCAGAGACAAGCCAGGCAG ctaCCTCTACCCAGATGGGAAGAACAACAACCCGGACCTGACCGAACTCTGCCACATGGAACCGCATCAGCACATCCACGTGTCGGAG GAGCAGCTGCAGCTGTACTGGGCCATGGACTCCACGTTTGAGCTCTGCAAGATCTGTGCCGAGAGCAACAAGGACGTGAAGATAGAGCCCTGCGGGCACCTGCTCTGTAGCCGCTGCCTGGCTGCCTGGCTG TGCTCAGACAGCCAGACCTGCCCCTTCTGCCGCTGCGAGATCAAGGGCCAAGAGGCTGTGAGTATCCATCAGTTCCACGTCAGCGCCACTGCGGAGGACCCAGAGCACAGCAGTGATGAGGAGGAGCTGGAGCAG ATGGCCCCTTCAggtcctcccctgccccctcggCTGGATCTGTGTCCCAAGAGCCCCAGCGGCAAAGGCCAGCTGAATGTG GCACCTCCGACCCTTCCCAGACTTCGAGCTCCTCTTCCCTTGCCAAGATTCTGGACTGTGGCTTCAGCCCCGTGGGCAGTCACCTCCAGCCCCCAGGCCGGGGAGGGAGCCCGAGG AAACTCCTAA
- the CBLC gene encoding E3 ubiquitin-protein ligase CBL-C isoform X1, protein MAAAALRGRQWGESRAFGRAVRLLQRLEEQCGDPRLSSSPPSLRDLLPRTAQLLRQVAQARREAGRGVPEGPGGPWDFLVVYLANMEAKSRQVAALLPPHGRKIANDELFREGSRLRRQLAKLALIFSYMHAELDALFPGGRYCGHTYQLTKVSAHTFWRERCGARCVLPWAEFEAILCICHPVEPGSTALALRSTIDLTCSGHVSIFEFDIFTRLFQPWPTLLKNWQLLAVNHPGYMAFLTYDEVQARLQTFRDKPGSYIFRPSCTRLGKWAIGYVSSDGSILQTIPLNKPLFQVLLEGQKEGFYLYPDGKNNNPDLTELCHMEPHQHIHVSEEQLQLYWAMDSTFELCKICAESNKDVKIEPCGHLLCSRCLAAWLCSDSQTCPFCRCEIKGQEAVSIHQFHVSATAEDPEHSSDEEELEQMAPSGPPLPPRLDLCPKSPSGKGQLNVAPPTLPRLRAPLPLPRFWTVASAPWAVTSSPQAGEGARGNS, encoded by the exons ATGGCTGCGGCGGCCCTGCGGGGACGACAGTGGGGAGAATCCCGCGCGTTCGGCCGCGCGGTGAGGCTGCTGCAGCGCCTGGAAGAACAATGCGGGGACCCCCGGCTCTCCTCGAGTCCCCCCTCCCTTCGGGACCTGCTGCCCCGCACGGCGCAGCTGCTGCGCCAGGTGGCGCAAGCCCGGCGGGAGGCCGGCAGAGGCGTCCCCGAGGGTCCCGGGGGGCCGTGGGACTTTCTGGTGGTCTATCTGGCTAACATGGAGGCCAAGAGCAGGCAGGTGGCGGCGCTGCTGCCCCCCCACGGCCGAAAGATCGCCAACGACGAGCTCTTCCGGGAGGGCTCCAGACTCAG GCGGCAGCTTGCCAAGCTGGCCCTCATCTTCAGCTACATGCACGCGGAGCTGGACGCGCTCTTCCCCGGAGGCAGGTACTGCGGCCACACCTACCAGCTCACCAAGGTCTCCGCCCACACTTTCTGGAGGGAGCGCTGCGGAGCCCG ATGTGTGCTGCCCTGGGCTGAGTTTGAGGCGATCTTATGCATCTGCCACCCTGTGGAGCCAGGCTCCACGGCCCTGGCCTTGCGCTCCACCATCGACCTCACCTGCAGCGGCCACGTGTCCATCTTCGAGTTTGACATCTTCACCAGGCTCTTCCAG CCGTGGCCAACACTCCTCAAGAACTGGCAGCTCCTGGCGGTCAACCACCCGGGTTACATGGCCTTCCTCACATATGACGAGGTCCAAGCCCGTCTGCAGACTTTCAGAGACAAGCCAGGCAG CTACATCTTCCGGCCCAGCTGCACTCGCCTGGGGAAGTGGGCCATCGGATATGTGAGCTCAGACGGCAGCATCTTGCAGACCATCCCTCTCAACAAACCCCTGTTCCAGGTGCTCCtggaaggacagaaggaaggcTT ctaCCTCTACCCAGATGGGAAGAACAACAACCCGGACCTGACCGAACTCTGCCACATGGAACCGCATCAGCACATCCACGTGTCGGAG GAGCAGCTGCAGCTGTACTGGGCCATGGACTCCACGTTTGAGCTCTGCAAGATCTGTGCCGAGAGCAACAAGGACGTGAAGATAGAGCCCTGCGGGCACCTGCTCTGTAGCCGCTGCCTGGCTGCCTGGCTG TGCTCAGACAGCCAGACCTGCCCCTTCTGCCGCTGCGAGATCAAGGGCCAAGAGGCTGTGAGTATCCATCAGTTCCACGTCAGCGCCACTGCGGAGGACCCAGAGCACAGCAGTGATGAGGAGGAGCTGGAGCAG ATGGCCCCTTCAggtcctcccctgccccctcggCTGGATCTGTGTCCCAAGAGCCCCAGCGGCAAAGGCCAGCTGAATGTG GCACCTCCGACCCTTCCCAGACTTCGAGCTCCTCTTCCCTTGCCAAGATTCTGGACTGTGGCTTCAGCCCCGTGGGCAGTCACCTCCAGCCCCCAGGCCGGGGAGGGAGCCCGAGG AAACTCCTAA
- the BCAM gene encoding basal cell adhesion molecule: MEPPDARAGARRAPRLLVLVLLLAAPPGSKAEVRLSVPPLVEVMRGESVTLDCSPLGTYDYFMLEWFLVDRSGVRHRLASAELRGSELRDKELNSRGRSPPYQLDSRGRLVLPEAQVGDKRDYVCVVKAGAAGTAEATARLNVFAKPEAPEVSPNKGILSVMDDFAQEIATCSSRNGNPAPQIMWYRNGQPLAVPLEVNSEGYMTTRTVREASGLLSLTSTLYLRLHKPDREASFHCSVHYYLPAGQHGRLDGPSFSLTLHYPTERVLFWLGSQSTAEGWVREGDSVQLLCQGDGSPTPEYTFFRLQDKQEDVLKTSLEGNLTLERVQRNQSGTYGCRVEDYDVPEDAELSKTLELRVAYLDSLELSTGEELSLPLHNSTTVTCSARGLPTPTLYWTKDSAPMGEDPTLSLHSVTFDSAGTYTCEAYMPRIPLLSRTRSFRLLVQGTPELKAKEAQPKAEGSWTEGDEVTLICYARGYPKPKLTWNQLGGSPTEPAPGGQGWVSSSLTLKVTSALSQDGVSCEASNPLGNTHHVFHFGTVAPQTSQAGVAVMAVAISVALLLLVVAIFYCMRRKGRPGCCQRGEKGSPPPGEPKLSHSGSQRPEQKGLLMGSASGGAKHGSGGFGDEC; encoded by the exons ATGGAGCCCCCGGACGCGCGGGCTGGGGCGCGTAGGGCCCCGCGGTTGCTGGTGCTCGTGCTCCTGCTGGCGGCCCCCCCAG GTTCCAAGGCTGAGGTCCGCCTGTCTGTGCCCCCCCTGGTGGAGGTGATGAGGGGGGAGTCTGTCACTCTGGACTGCAGCCCCTTGGGGACCTATGACTATTTCATGCTGGAATGGTTTCTG GTCGACCGCTCCGGTGTCCGCCACCGCCTGGCCTCGGCCGAGCTGCGTGGCTCCGAGCTCCGGGACAAAGAGCTCAACTCTCGGGGCCGCAGCCCCCCGTACCAGCTGGACTCCCGGGGGCGCCTGGTGCTGCCTGAGGCCCAGGTGGGCGACAAGCGCGACTACGTGTGCGTGGTGAAGGCGGGGGCAGCCGGCACCGCTGAGGCCACCGCCAGGCTCAACGTGTTTG CCAAACCAGAGGCCCCGGAGGTCTCCCCCAACAAAGGAATCCTGTCTGTGATGGATGACTTTGCCCAGGAG ATAGCCACTTGCAGCAGCCGAAACGGGAACCCAGCCCCCCAGATCATGTGGTATCGGAACGGGCAGCCCCTGGCCGTGCCCCTGGAGGTGAACTCCG AGGGCTACATGACCACCCGCACCGTCCGGGAGGCCTCCGGCCTGCTCTCTCTCACCAGCACCCTTTACCTGCGGCTCCACAAGCCCGACCGGGAGGCCAGCTTCCACTGCTCCGTGCACTACTACCTGCCCGCTGGCCAGCACGGCCGCCTGGACggtccttccttctccctcacccTACACT ATCCCACAGAGCGCGTGCTGTTCTGGTTGGGCAGCCAGTCCACTGCTGAAGGCTGGGTCCGTGAGGGTGACTCTGTCCAGCTGTTGTGCCAGGGGGACGGCAGTCCCACCCCAGAGTACACGTTTTTCCGGCTTCAG GACAAGCAGGAGGATGTGCTAAAAACAAGTCTTGAGGGGAACTTGACGCTGGAGAGGGTACAGCGGAACCAGAGCGGGACCTATGGCTGCAGGGTGGAGGACTACGACGTCCCCGAGGATGCGGAGCTCTCCAAAACCCTGGAGCTGCGTGTGGCCT ACCTGGACTCCCTGGAGCTCAGCACAGGGGAGGAGCTTTCCTTACCTCTGCATAACAGCACAACCGTGACCTGCTCTGCTCGAGGCCTGCCCACCCCGACCCTATACTGGACCAAG GACTCAGCACCCATGGGGGAGGACCCCACACTCTCCCTCCACTCCGTCACCTTCGATTCCGCCGGCACCTACACGTGTGAGGCCTACATGCCCAGGATCCCCCTCCTGAGTCGCACCCGGAGCTTCAGGCTGCTGGTTCAAG GGACACCagagttaaaggcaaaggaggctCAGCCCAAGGCCGAAGGCAGCTGGACTGAAGGAGATGAAGTCACCCTGATCTGCTATGCCCGAGGCTACCCAAAGCCCAAACTCACCTGGAACCAGTTGGGCGGCAGC CCCACAGAACCAGCCCCTGGGGGCCAGGGCTGGGTGAGCAGCTCCCTGACCCTGAAGGTGACCAGTGCCTTGAGCCAAGACGGCGTCTCCTGTGAGGCCTCCAACCCTCTCGGGAACACCCACCATGTCTTCCACTTTGGAACCG TAGCCCCCCAGACCTCCCAGGCCGGCGTGGCGGTCATGGCCGTGGCCATCAGCGTGGCACTCCTGCTCCTCGTCGTTGCTATCTTCTACTGCATGAGACGCAAGGGGCGGCCCGGCTGCTGCCAGCGGGGCGAGAAGGGGTCTCC GCCACCTGGGGAACCCAAGTTGAGCCACTCAGGATCACAGCGGCCGGAGCAGAAGGGCCTTCTCATGGGGAGTGCCTCTGGAGGAGCCAAGCATGGGAGCGGGGGCTTTGGAGATGAG TGTTGA
- the CBLC gene encoding E3 ubiquitin-protein ligase CBL-C isoform X2, producing the protein MAAAALRGRQWGESRAFGRAVRLLQRLEEQCGDPRLSSSPPSLRDLLPRTAQLLRQVAQARREAGRGVPEGPGGPWDFLVVYLANMEAKSRQVAALLPPHGRKIANDELFREGSRLRRQLAKLALIFSYMHAELDALFPGGRYCGHTYQLTKVSAHTFWRERCGARCVLPWAEFEAILCICHPVEPGSTALALRSTIDLTCSGHVSIFEFDIFTRLFQPWPTLLKNWQLLAVNHPGYMAFLTYDEVQARLQTFRDKPGSYIFRPSCTRLGKWAIGYVSSDGSILQTIPLNKPLFQVLLEGQKEGFYLYPDGKNNNPDLTELCHMEPHQHIHVSEEQLQLYWAMDSTFELCKICAESNKDVKIEPCGHLLCSRCLAAWLCSDSQTCPFCRCEIKGQEAVSIHQFHVSATAEDPEHSSDEEELEQAPPTLPRLRAPLPLPRFWTVASAPWAVTSSPQAGEGARGNS; encoded by the exons ATGGCTGCGGCGGCCCTGCGGGGACGACAGTGGGGAGAATCCCGCGCGTTCGGCCGCGCGGTGAGGCTGCTGCAGCGCCTGGAAGAACAATGCGGGGACCCCCGGCTCTCCTCGAGTCCCCCCTCCCTTCGGGACCTGCTGCCCCGCACGGCGCAGCTGCTGCGCCAGGTGGCGCAAGCCCGGCGGGAGGCCGGCAGAGGCGTCCCCGAGGGTCCCGGGGGGCCGTGGGACTTTCTGGTGGTCTATCTGGCTAACATGGAGGCCAAGAGCAGGCAGGTGGCGGCGCTGCTGCCCCCCCACGGCCGAAAGATCGCCAACGACGAGCTCTTCCGGGAGGGCTCCAGACTCAG GCGGCAGCTTGCCAAGCTGGCCCTCATCTTCAGCTACATGCACGCGGAGCTGGACGCGCTCTTCCCCGGAGGCAGGTACTGCGGCCACACCTACCAGCTCACCAAGGTCTCCGCCCACACTTTCTGGAGGGAGCGCTGCGGAGCCCG ATGTGTGCTGCCCTGGGCTGAGTTTGAGGCGATCTTATGCATCTGCCACCCTGTGGAGCCAGGCTCCACGGCCCTGGCCTTGCGCTCCACCATCGACCTCACCTGCAGCGGCCACGTGTCCATCTTCGAGTTTGACATCTTCACCAGGCTCTTCCAG CCGTGGCCAACACTCCTCAAGAACTGGCAGCTCCTGGCGGTCAACCACCCGGGTTACATGGCCTTCCTCACATATGACGAGGTCCAAGCCCGTCTGCAGACTTTCAGAGACAAGCCAGGCAG CTACATCTTCCGGCCCAGCTGCACTCGCCTGGGGAAGTGGGCCATCGGATATGTGAGCTCAGACGGCAGCATCTTGCAGACCATCCCTCTCAACAAACCCCTGTTCCAGGTGCTCCtggaaggacagaaggaaggcTT ctaCCTCTACCCAGATGGGAAGAACAACAACCCGGACCTGACCGAACTCTGCCACATGGAACCGCATCAGCACATCCACGTGTCGGAG GAGCAGCTGCAGCTGTACTGGGCCATGGACTCCACGTTTGAGCTCTGCAAGATCTGTGCCGAGAGCAACAAGGACGTGAAGATAGAGCCCTGCGGGCACCTGCTCTGTAGCCGCTGCCTGGCTGCCTGGCTG TGCTCAGACAGCCAGACCTGCCCCTTCTGCCGCTGCGAGATCAAGGGCCAAGAGGCTGTGAGTATCCATCAGTTCCACGTCAGCGCCACTGCGGAGGACCCAGAGCACAGCAGTGATGAGGAGGAGCTGGAGCAG GCACCTCCGACCCTTCCCAGACTTCGAGCTCCTCTTCCCTTGCCAAGATTCTGGACTGTGGCTTCAGCCCCGTGGGCAGTCACCTCCAGCCCCCAGGCCGGGGAGGGAGCCCGAGG AAACTCCTAA